In Chiroxiphia lanceolata isolate bChiLan1 chromosome 9, bChiLan1.pri, whole genome shotgun sequence, one DNA window encodes the following:
- the WDR47 gene encoding WD repeat-containing protein 47 isoform X3 → MIEGTSEMEPVGTDRAPSPPWALCGQNSGVASGQARESYAAIMTAEETVNVKEAEIIKLILDFLNSRKLHISMLALEKESGVINGLFSDDMLFLRQLILDGQWDEVLQFIQPLECMEKFDKKRFRYIIMKQKFLEALCVNNAMSAEDEPQHLEFTMREAVQCLHALEEYCPSKEDYSKLCLLLTLPRLTNHAEFKDWNPSTARVHCFEEACVMVAEFIPADRKLSEAGFKASNNRLFQLVMKGLLYECCVEFCQSKATGEEITESEVLLGIDLLCGNGCDDLDLSLLSWLQNLPATVFSCAFEQKMLNIHVDKLLKPTKAAYADLLTPLISKLSPYPSSPMRRPQSADAYMTRSLNPALDGLSCGLTNHDKRVTDLGTKTSPMSHSFANFHYPGVQNLSRSLMLENTECHSIFEESPERSDTPVEQQRPIGSEALCQGSVPENEPLSAAQSQGSTKQEKNELRDSTEQFQEYYRQRLRYQQHLEQKEQQRQLYQQMLLEGGVNQEDGADQQQNLTEQFLNRSIQKLGELNMGMDSLGNDVQALSQQCNGNKGNASTNPASNFTSPPSDGSQRIATDSPNVNTSTPRKCGSANQIPFPEESPVQGNQTVSAHAVTQPQLEDALGNLAKARGDEDDKSKKQFICINTLEDTQAVRAVAFHPSGSLYAVGSNSKTLRVCAYPEVIDPSAYNTPKQPVVRFKRNKHHKGSIYCVAWSPCGQLLATGSNDKYVKVLPFNAETCNATGPDLEFSMHDGTIRDLAFMEGPESGGAILISAGAGDCNIYTTDCQRGQGLHALSGHTGHILALYTWSGWMIASGSQDKTVRFWDLRVPSCVRVVGTTFHGTGSAVASVAVDPSGRLLATGQEDSSCMLYDIRGGRMVQSYHPHSSDVRSVRFSPGAHYLLTGSYDMKIKVTDLQGDLTKQLPLMVVGEHKDKVIQCRWHTQDLSFLSSSADRTVTLWTYNG, encoded by the exons ATGATTGAGGGCACATCAGAAATGGAGCCAGTAGGGACTGACCGGGCCCCGAGTCCCCCATGGGCTCTGTGTGGGCAGAACTCCGGAGTGGCCTCTGGGCAGGCACGAGAATCATAT gCTGCCATCATGACGGCTGAAGAAACGGTGAACGTTAAAGAAGCTGAAATAATTAAGCTAATACTAGATTTTCTGAACTCAAGGAAACTTCATATCAGTATGTTGGCACTTGAGAAAGAAAGTGGGGTCATTAATGGCTTGTTTTCAGATGACATGCTCTTTCTAAG GCAATTGATTCTTGATGGTCAGTGGGATGAGGTTCTTCAGTTCATTCAGCCTCTTGAATGTATGGAAAAATTCGacaagaaaag ATTTCGATACATTATAATGAAGCAGAAGTTCTTGGAAGCCTTATGTGTAAACAATGCGATGTCAGCAGAAGATGAACCTCAGCAT CTGGAGTTCACGATGCGAGAGGCAGTGCAGTGCCTGCACGCGCTGGAGGAGTACTGTCCCTCCAAGGAAGACTACAGCAAACTCTGCCTGCTGTTGACACTGCCCCGCCTGACCAACCACGCCGAGTTCAAGGACTGGAATCCCAGCACTGCTCGGGTGCACTGCTTTGAGGAAGCCTGTGTCATGGTGGCAGAGTTCATCCCAGCTGACAGGAAGCTGAGCGAGGCTGGCTTCAAAGCAAGTAACAACCGCTTGTTCCAGCTTGTCATGAAGGGATTGCTTTATGAATGTTGTGTGGAATTCTGTCAGAGTAAAGCAACAGgagaagaaatcacagaaagtGAAGTATTGCTGGGCATTGATCTCTTGTGTGGCAATGGGTGTGATGACTTGGACCTTAGCTTATTGTCATGGCTGCAGAACCTGCCAGCTACTGtgttttcttgtgcttttgAACAAAAGATGCTTAATATTCATGTTGATAAACTCCTCAAGCCTACAAAAGCTGCATATGCTGATCTTTTGACACCTCTCATCAGCAAACTTTCTCCTTACCCATCGTCCCCAATGAGAAGGCCTCAGTCAGCAGACGCTTACATGACCCGCTCCTTAAACCCTGCCTTAGATGGGCTGTCCTGTGGATTGACAAACCACGATAAGCGGGTCACAGACCTCGGGACCAAAACTTCTCCAATGTCGCACTCCTTTGCTAATTTCCATTACCCAGGAGTACAGAATCTCAGCAGGAGCCTCATGCTTGAGAATACTGAGTGTCACAGCATTTTTGAAGAGTCACCTGAGCG AAGTGATACTCCTGTGGAGCAACAGCGTCCCATTGGCAGTGAGGCTTTGTGCCAAGGTTCAGTTCCAGAAAATGAACCACTCAGTGCTGCACAGAGTCAGGGAtcaaccaaacaagaaaaaaatgag cTTCGTGATTCAACAGAGCAGTTTCAGGAATATTACAGGCAAAGACTACGTTACCAGCAGCACTTAGAACAGAAGGAACAACAACGACAGTTGTACCAGCAAATGTTGTTGGAAGGAGGAGTGAATCAAGAAGATGGAGCTGACCAGCAACAGAATCTTACTGAACAGTTTCTTAACAG ATCTATCCAGAAACTAGGAGAATTAAATATGGGTATGGACAGTCTTGGAAATGATGTACAAGCACTTAGCCAGCAATGTAATGGAAACAAAGGGAATGCATCTACCAATCCAGCAAGTAACTTCACATCACCACCCTCAGATGGCAGTCAGAGGATAGCAACTGATAGCCCAAATGTTAATACGAGCACTCCTCGAAAGTGTGGATCAGCCAATCAGATCCCCTTTCCTGAAGAGTCACCTGTACAGGGGAACCAAAC TGTATCAGCACATGCTGTCACTCAGCCACAGCTGGAAGATGCTTTGGGGAATTTAGCTAAGGCAAGAGGTGATGAG GATGACAAATCAAAAAAGCAGTTCATTTGCATTAATACTCTAGAAGACACACAGGCTGTCAGAGCTGTAGCCTTTCATCCCAGTGGGAGTTTATATGCTGTTGGCTCCAACTCTAAAACTTTGAGAGTTTGTGCCTATCCAGAAGTAATTGACCCAAG TGCTTATAATACTCCTAAACAACCTGTAGTTCGCTTCAAAAGGAATAAGCATCATAAAGGATCAATCTACTGTGTAGCCTGGAGTCCCTGTGGACAGCTGTTAGCTACTGGTTCTAATGATAAATATGTGAAAGTACTGCCTTTTAATGCAGAAACTTGTAATGCAACAG gacCAGATTTGGAATTCAGCATGCACGATGGGACAATCAGAGACCTTGCTTTCATGGAAGGCCCAGAAAGTGGTGGTGCTATTTTAAtaagtgctggagcaggggactGCAATATTTACACAACAGATTGTCAGCGAGGACAAGGCCTGCATGCCCTGAGTGGTCACACTG GTCATATTTTAGCACTTTATACATGGAGTGGCTGGATGATTGCATCTGGATCCCAAGACAAGACTGTAAGATTTTGGGATTTGAGAGTGCCAAGCTGTGTTCGTGTTGTGGGAACAACGTTTCATGGAACAG GCAGTGCTGTAGCCTCAGTAGCTGTTGATCCCAGTGGGCGACTCCTGGCTACAGGCCAGGAGGACTCCAGCTGTATGCTGTATGACATCCGAGGAGGTCGGATGGTGCAGAGCTACCACCCCCACTCCAGTGACGTTCGCTCCGTTCGCTTCTCCCCGGGGGCTCACTACTTGCTCACGGGGTCGTACGATATGAAGATCAAGGTGACAGACTTGCAAG
- the WDR47 gene encoding WD repeat-containing protein 47 isoform X6 — MYVGGEAKAMMKARSAREGPGTCNWRQAAIMTAEETVNVKEAEIIKLILDFLNSRKLHISMLALEKESGVINGLFSDDMLFLRQLILDGQWDEVLQFIQPLECMEKFDKKRFRYIIMKQKFLEALCVNNAMSAEDEPQHLEFTMREAVQCLHALEEYCPSKEDYSKLCLLLTLPRLTNHAEFKDWNPSTARVHCFEEACVMVAEFIPADRKLSEAGFKASNNRLFQLVMKGLLYECCVEFCQSKATGEEITESEVLLGIDLLCGNGCDDLDLSLLSWLQNLPATVFSCAFEQKMLNIHVDKLLKPTKAAYADLLTPLISKLSPYPSSPMRRPQSADAYMTRSLNPALDGLSCGLTNHDKRVTDLGTKTSPMSHSFANFHYPGVQNLSRSLMLENTECHSIFEESPERSDTPVEQQRPIGSEALCQGSVPENEPLSAAQSQGSTKQEKNELRDSTEQFQEYYRQRLRYQQHLEQKEQQRQLYQQMLLEGGVNQEDGADQQQNLTEQFLNRSIQKLGELNMGMDSLGNDVQALSQQCNGNKGNASTNPASNFTSPPSDGSQRIATDSPNVNTSTPRKCGSANQIPFPEESPVQGNQTSVSAHAVTQPQLEDALGNLAKARGDEDDKSKKQFICINTLEDTQAVRAVAFHPSGSLYAVGSNSKTLRVCAYPEVIDPSAYNTPKQPVVRFKRNKHHKGSIYCVAWSPCGQLLATGSNDKYVKVLPFNAETCNATGPDLEFSMHDGTIRDLAFMEGPESGGAILISAGAGDCNIYTTDCQRGQGLHALSGHTGHILALYTWSGWMIASGSQDKTVRFWDLRVPSCVRVVGTTFHGTGSAVASVAVDPSGRLLATGQEDSSCMLYDIRGGRMVQSYHPHSSDVRSVRFSPGAHYLLTGSYDMKIKVTDLQGDLTKQLPLMVVGEHKDKVIQCRWHTQDLSFLSSSADRTVTLWTYNG, encoded by the exons ATGTATGTTGGTGGAGAAGCTAAGGCAATGATGAAAGCGAGGAGTGCTAGGGAAGGGCCAGGAACCTGCAACTGGAGGCAG gCTGCCATCATGACGGCTGAAGAAACGGTGAACGTTAAAGAAGCTGAAATAATTAAGCTAATACTAGATTTTCTGAACTCAAGGAAACTTCATATCAGTATGTTGGCACTTGAGAAAGAAAGTGGGGTCATTAATGGCTTGTTTTCAGATGACATGCTCTTTCTAAG GCAATTGATTCTTGATGGTCAGTGGGATGAGGTTCTTCAGTTCATTCAGCCTCTTGAATGTATGGAAAAATTCGacaagaaaag ATTTCGATACATTATAATGAAGCAGAAGTTCTTGGAAGCCTTATGTGTAAACAATGCGATGTCAGCAGAAGATGAACCTCAGCAT CTGGAGTTCACGATGCGAGAGGCAGTGCAGTGCCTGCACGCGCTGGAGGAGTACTGTCCCTCCAAGGAAGACTACAGCAAACTCTGCCTGCTGTTGACACTGCCCCGCCTGACCAACCACGCCGAGTTCAAGGACTGGAATCCCAGCACTGCTCGGGTGCACTGCTTTGAGGAAGCCTGTGTCATGGTGGCAGAGTTCATCCCAGCTGACAGGAAGCTGAGCGAGGCTGGCTTCAAAGCAAGTAACAACCGCTTGTTCCAGCTTGTCATGAAGGGATTGCTTTATGAATGTTGTGTGGAATTCTGTCAGAGTAAAGCAACAGgagaagaaatcacagaaagtGAAGTATTGCTGGGCATTGATCTCTTGTGTGGCAATGGGTGTGATGACTTGGACCTTAGCTTATTGTCATGGCTGCAGAACCTGCCAGCTACTGtgttttcttgtgcttttgAACAAAAGATGCTTAATATTCATGTTGATAAACTCCTCAAGCCTACAAAAGCTGCATATGCTGATCTTTTGACACCTCTCATCAGCAAACTTTCTCCTTACCCATCGTCCCCAATGAGAAGGCCTCAGTCAGCAGACGCTTACATGACCCGCTCCTTAAACCCTGCCTTAGATGGGCTGTCCTGTGGATTGACAAACCACGATAAGCGGGTCACAGACCTCGGGACCAAAACTTCTCCAATGTCGCACTCCTTTGCTAATTTCCATTACCCAGGAGTACAGAATCTCAGCAGGAGCCTCATGCTTGAGAATACTGAGTGTCACAGCATTTTTGAAGAGTCACCTGAGCG AAGTGATACTCCTGTGGAGCAACAGCGTCCCATTGGCAGTGAGGCTTTGTGCCAAGGTTCAGTTCCAGAAAATGAACCACTCAGTGCTGCACAGAGTCAGGGAtcaaccaaacaagaaaaaaatgag cTTCGTGATTCAACAGAGCAGTTTCAGGAATATTACAGGCAAAGACTACGTTACCAGCAGCACTTAGAACAGAAGGAACAACAACGACAGTTGTACCAGCAAATGTTGTTGGAAGGAGGAGTGAATCAAGAAGATGGAGCTGACCAGCAACAGAATCTTACTGAACAGTTTCTTAACAG ATCTATCCAGAAACTAGGAGAATTAAATATGGGTATGGACAGTCTTGGAAATGATGTACAAGCACTTAGCCAGCAATGTAATGGAAACAAAGGGAATGCATCTACCAATCCAGCAAGTAACTTCACATCACCACCCTCAGATGGCAGTCAGAGGATAGCAACTGATAGCCCAAATGTTAATACGAGCACTCCTCGAAAGTGTGGATCAGCCAATCAGATCCCCTTTCCTGAAGAGTCACCTGTACAGGGGAACCAAAC CAGTGTATCAGCACATGCTGTCACTCAGCCACAGCTGGAAGATGCTTTGGGGAATTTAGCTAAGGCAAGAGGTGATGAG GATGACAAATCAAAAAAGCAGTTCATTTGCATTAATACTCTAGAAGACACACAGGCTGTCAGAGCTGTAGCCTTTCATCCCAGTGGGAGTTTATATGCTGTTGGCTCCAACTCTAAAACTTTGAGAGTTTGTGCCTATCCAGAAGTAATTGACCCAAG TGCTTATAATACTCCTAAACAACCTGTAGTTCGCTTCAAAAGGAATAAGCATCATAAAGGATCAATCTACTGTGTAGCCTGGAGTCCCTGTGGACAGCTGTTAGCTACTGGTTCTAATGATAAATATGTGAAAGTACTGCCTTTTAATGCAGAAACTTGTAATGCAACAG gacCAGATTTGGAATTCAGCATGCACGATGGGACAATCAGAGACCTTGCTTTCATGGAAGGCCCAGAAAGTGGTGGTGCTATTTTAAtaagtgctggagcaggggactGCAATATTTACACAACAGATTGTCAGCGAGGACAAGGCCTGCATGCCCTGAGTGGTCACACTG GTCATATTTTAGCACTTTATACATGGAGTGGCTGGATGATTGCATCTGGATCCCAAGACAAGACTGTAAGATTTTGGGATTTGAGAGTGCCAAGCTGTGTTCGTGTTGTGGGAACAACGTTTCATGGAACAG GCAGTGCTGTAGCCTCAGTAGCTGTTGATCCCAGTGGGCGACTCCTGGCTACAGGCCAGGAGGACTCCAGCTGTATGCTGTATGACATCCGAGGAGGTCGGATGGTGCAGAGCTACCACCCCCACTCCAGTGACGTTCGCTCCGTTCGCTTCTCCCCGGGGGCTCACTACTTGCTCACGGGGTCGTACGATATGAAGATCAAGGTGACAGACTTGCAAG